From one Thunnus maccoyii chromosome 6, fThuMac1.1, whole genome shotgun sequence genomic stretch:
- the LOC121898982 gene encoding dehydrogenase/reductase SDR family member 11-like has product MDRWKGRVALVTGASVGIGAAVAKELVRYGMKVVGCARDLEKIQNLAAECQSEGHSGVLVPVKCDLNNEEEILSMFSAIKAQHKGVDVCINNAGLAHPESLLAGKTSSWKNMLDVNVLALALCTREAYQSMKERNIDDGHIININSMSGHRVVHNTDVHFYSATKFAVTALTEGLRQELREAKTHIRATCISPGVVKTEFAPRLHSQNIDKAAAAYTKFKPLEAIDVANAVTYVLSAPPHVQIGDIQMRPVEQVL; this is encoded by the exons ATGGACCGCTGGAAGGGCAGGGTGGCTCTGGTGACTGGAGCCTCGGTTGGGATCGGTGCGGCCGTTGCTAAAGAGTTAGTCCGGTATGGTATGAAAGTGGTAGGCTGCGCCAGGGACCTGGAGAAAATACAG AACCTGGCAGCTGAGTGTCAAAGTGAAGGCCACAGTGGTGTTTTGGTGCCCGTCAAGTGCGACCTGAACAATGAGGAGGAGATTCTGTCCATGTTCTCTGCCATCAAAGCCCAGCACAAGGGTGTGGATGTGTGCATCAACAACGCTGGCTTGGCTCATCCTGAATCACTGTTAGCTGGCAAAACCAGTAGCTGGAAGAACATGCTGGAT GTGAACGTCCTTGCATTGGCGCTATGCACACGTGAAGCTTATCAGtcaatgaaagaaagaaatattgaCGACGGACACATCATAAACATAAACAG CATGAGCGGACATCGTGTGGTTCACAACACTGATGTGCATTTCTACAGCGCCACCAAGTTTGCTGTGACAGCCCTGACAGAGGGCCTGAGGCAGGAGCTGCGTGAGGCCAAGACCCACATAAGAGCCACA TGTATATCCCCTGGTGTAGTGAAGACAGAATTTGCTCCAAGGCTCCACAGCCAGAACATTGataaagctgctgctgcataCACAAAATTTAAG CCTTTGGAAGCCATAGATGTAGCAAATGCTGTTACATACGTCCTCAGCGCCCCTCCCCATGTACAG ATTGGAGACATTCAGATGCGACCTGTGGAGCAGGTGTTGTAG
- the ca4b gene encoding carbonic anhydrase 4b gives MWAGADWDRYSTFTMLLTSVLVFIASSMKIVTAADWCYQSQVTCNHTCSGPDVWEVISQACSGRSQSPVNIVTRRVLLDERLTPFHFTGYQETFHGHLINNGHTVKLHLPFSIRISGGNLVTTYKAAELHLHWGKDGGPGSEHTVDGEQAPMEMHIVHIKEEYDSLSQAVRDPEGVAVLGFFFQESSSANKKFDPLINALKSITRPTNSTTLRGVSLDMFIPSQKNMTKYFRYKGSLTTPNCSEAVVWSLFESTIPLSRKQLAAFNHLQFSDGNQMRKTYRPVQPLNGRQIYYSGGHVAVVSTVLLISSVLVSTAGAFSMNTAG, from the exons ATGTGGGCGGGT GCGGACTGGGAtagatacagtacatttacaatGCTGCTAACAAGTGTTCTAGTTTTCATTGCATCTTCCATGAAGATTGTCACAGCTGCAG ATTGGTGCTACCAGTCCCAAGTCACATGCAATCACACCTGCTCCG GGCCAGACGTATGGGAAGTGATTTCGCAGGCCTGCAGTGGCAGATCCCAGTCTCCAGTTAACATCGTTACAAGGAGAGTGCTACTAGATGAACGTCTCACTCCTTTCCACTTCACTGGCTATCAAGAAACTTTTCATGGTCACCTTATAAACAATGGTCACACCG ttaAACTTCATTTGCCATTCAGTATACGGATCAGTGGGGGAAATCTGGTCACAACATACAAGGCAGCTGAACTCCACCTTCACTGGGGCAAAGATGGAGGCCCAGGGTCTGAACACACGGTTGATGGAGAGCAGGCTCCCATGGAG ATGCATATTGTCCACATAAAAGAAGAATACGACTCTTTATCCCAGGCTGTAAGAGACCCTGAAGGTGTGGCTgttcttggatttttttttcag GAATCAAGTTCTGCAAACAAGAAATTTGATCCCCTCATAAATGCCCTGAAGAGTATCACTCGACCCA CCAACAGCACAACACTGAGAGGTGTGTCCCTGGATATGTTCATTCCTTCTCAGAAGAATATGACCAAGTACTTTCGCTATAAAGGCTCCCTCACTACACCCAACTGTTCTGAAGCTGTTGTCTGGAGCCTGTTTGAAAGCACTATTCCACTCAGCAGGAAACAG CTTGCTGCATTCAACCACCTTCAGTTTTCTGATGGAAACCAGATGAGAAAAACCTACAGACCAGTGCAACCCTTGAATGGAAGGCAGATTTATTACTCTGGAGGCCATGTTGCTGTGGTTAGCACTGTACTGCTCATCAGTTCAGTGCTGGTATCCACTGCTGGTGCGTTCTCCATGAACACCGCAGGATGA
- the si:ch211-105f12.2 gene encoding RIMS-binding protein 2-like: MESLELDVLIYPNEVRIATPEDLREWELETASQVSTPTVRLFVALYPYNPAAMSPNYDTAAEELPFVPGQIIKVFGDKDSDGFYHGESGGLSGYVPSNMVAEIPVDDEYLKHLLMQQGFLPVDHTGMSLTPDLSDVASIPDDVVVRRMVALFDYDPWENSPNVDSEVELGFHSGDIIYVLGDIDQDGFYYGDLQGRRGLVPSNFLQALPWN, from the exons atggAGAGTCTGGAGTTAGATGTTTTGATATACCCAAATGAAGTGAGGATTGCTACTCCGGAAGACCTCAGAGAATGGGAACTTGAGACTGCGAGCCAGGTGTCCACACCCACCGTCCGGCTCTTTGTGGCACTTTATCCATACAATCCTGCTGCAATGTCTCCGAACTACGACACGGCTGCAGAGGAGCTGCCTTTTGTACCAGGCCAGATAATCAAG GTGTTTGGAGATAAAGACTCTGATGGTTTCTATCACGGTGAGTCTGGTGGCCTCTCTGGTTATGTGCCAAGCAACATGGTGGCTGAAATCCCAGTGGATGATGAATATCTGAAGCACCTACTCATGCAGCAGGGATTCCTCCCAGTGGACCACACAG GCATGTCTTTAACGCCAGATCTGAGTGACGTAGCCAGTATTCCTGATGATGTGGTTGTTCGCAGAATGGTGGCCTTATTTGACTATGATCCGTGGGAAAATTCACCCAACGTGGACAGTGAA GTTGAACTTGGCTTTCATTCAGGAGACATCATATATGTTCTAGGTGACATAGATCAAGACGGATTCTACTAT GGGGATCTGCAAGGACGGCGAGGTTTGGTCCCATCAAACTTTCTGCAGGCACTACCGTGGAATTAG